The segment AGAGGCCCTTCTGCACCGAGCGGATGATGTCGGAGGGCTCGTCCTGGCCGGCCAGCATGAAGGTGTTGGTCATGCGCGGCATGGGCGGGTGTGCGTAGGACTCGCGGCGCCCGTTGCCGGTCAGCTCCATGCCCATGAGTCGCGAGTTCAGGCGGTCCTGCATGTAGCCGCGGAGGACGCCCTTCTCGATGAGCACGTTCCGCCGGGTCGGCACGCCCTCGTCGTCGACGTTCAGCGACCCGCGGCGGTTCTGGATCGTGCCGTCGTCCACCACCGTCACCAGCTCCGAGGCGACCGGCTGGCCCAGGCGTCCCGAGAAGGCGGACGTCTTCTTGCGATTGAAGTCGCCTTCGAGCCCGTGGCCGATCGCCTCGTGGAGCAGGATGCCCGGCCAGCCCGGTCCCAGCACCACCGTCATCTCGCCGGCCGGCGCCTCCACCGCGTGGAGCTTGATGACCGCCTGGCGCACCGCCTCGGTCACGTAGTGCTTCCAGCGGTCCTGCTCCAGGAAGAAGTCGAAGGCCACGCGACCGCCGCCGCCGTAGGCGCCGATCTCGCGCTTGGCCCCGTCCTCGACGATCACGGTGACGTTGAGACGCGTGAGCGGCCGCACGTCACCGACCGTCCACCCCGACGGCGTGGCCATGACCACCACCACGTCCTCGCTGCCCAGGGACGCGATCACCTGCCGCACGCGCGAATCGAGCCCGCGGGCCGCCGCGTCCATCTGGCCGAGCAGCGCGAGCTTGCGCGGGAGGTTCGCGGCGATCGGCGGCTCGGCCAGGCGATAGAGATCGTGCGGGGCGCCGTCGTGGCCCACCGCGACCACCGCCGAGGCGCTGGAGCGGTCCGCGATGGCCCGGGCCTGGCGCGCAGCCTCCTCGAGGTTCGGGAGGGCGAGATCGTCGGTGTGCGCGTAGCCGGTGCGCTCGCCCGACTGGGCGCGGATGCCCGCGCCCTGGCTCACGTGGCGGGCCGCCTTCTTGACCGCGCCCTCCTCGAGCACCAGCTCTTCGCTGATGCGGTATTCCAGGAACAGATCGGCGTGGTCCACGCGGCCGGTCAGCGTCGAGCCGAGCAGACGCTCCATGGCTCCCGCGTTCAGTCCGAACCGATCGGCGAAGAAGCGCTCCGGGTGCGCCGGCATCTCTCTATCTCTCCTGGGACTCTCTCAAAAGGGGTTCATCCTAGCATCGGGCCTCGACGGGGCCGGCATGTTTAGTGGCGTACGCGACGATCGATGCTGCACTCTCGATTATCTCAGATATGTCCACGTCTTGCCGCCGCGGCGCGGTCGAACGGGCCGAGCGATCAGTCGCGCTCGCGCAGGGCCTGCTGCACCAGCTCGTGGATTTGACGCAGCCCGACGAGCATCGAGGGCCCGGGGCTCAGCACGTCCGCGCCGTCGATCTCGTGAACGCGTCCGTGCTGCACCGCGCTGACGCGATCCCAGCCGGGTCGGCTTCGAATGACCTCGACGTCGGCGGGCTTGCCGCACCAGGAGACGAGGATGATCTCGGGATCGCGGCGGGCCACCTCGGCGGGGTCGACCACCCGGTCGCGCGCGCCGCGACGGTCGCGCAGATCGCTGAAGACATCGCGCCCGCCCGCCAGCTCGATCAGCTCGGACACCCAGCGGATCCCGGTGATGAGCGGATCGTGCCACTCCTCGAAGTACACGCGGGGGCGGTCCGGCCAGACGCTCGAGAACTCGCGCAGCTGATTGATCTCGTCGTGCATGTCGAGCACCAGCGCGCGCGCCGCCGGCTCGGCGCCGATGACGCCGCCCACCGTGAGGATGGACTGCATGACCTCGTCGACCGAGCGCGGGTTGGTGCAGAAGACGGGTATCCCGGCGCGGATCAGCTCCGCCACCACGTCGGCCTGAAGATCGGAGAAGGCCAGCGCCAGGTCGGGCCCGAGGGCCCGGATGCGGTCGAGCCGGAACGAGGTGAACGCCCCGACCTTGGGCTTGTCCCGCGCCGCGGGCGGGCGGCGCGCGGTGCCCGGCACCCCAACCACCCGGTCGCCCGCGCCGAGCGCGTAGCAGATCTCCACGTGCTCGGTGCTCAGGCACACGATGCGGCGCGGGAACTCGGCCGGCGCGTTACCGTACATGTCACGCTTTCCCCCTCACCCTGCCCACCCTACCCCTCACCCTACCCTCTCCCCCATGGGGAGAGGGATGGCCAGGGCCGAGGAACCGGTTGAGAGACGATCAGAGGTCGGCTGCGTCGTAGGCCTCGGTGCGGGAGACCGAGCGCTGGAACGCGAGGTACGCGTCCTTGGTCAGGCGGGGCGTGAAGCCCTCCAGGATGTTGCGCGCGCCCGCCGCGTCGTCCCAGAGCAGGTCCACCGCCATCAGGGCGAGCTGCTTGGCCGGCTCGAGATACGCGAGCTTCGGATCGGCGATCGTGTAGTCGGCGCCGTGGCCGCTCCCGGTGGCGCCGCCCATGTAAGGATGGAGCGTCGGCATCACGTGGGAGATGTCGCCCATGTCGGTCGAGCCGCTGCGGTGTCCGGACTCGGTGACCTGATCCGCGCCGAGCAGCGCGCCGGCGTTGACCTTGAACTGCTGGGCCATGCCCATGTGGTTGAACAGCGGCAGGTAGCCGGGCAGCGTCTCGATCTCGACCCGCGCGCCCAATGCCAGAGCTCCCGCCTTCAGCGCGCGGTCCACGCGCCGGTTGGCGTCGAGGATCGCCTCCACCGTCTTGCCCCGCACGTAGGTCTCGATGCGCACCTCGCCCGGGATCACGTTCACCTGGCTGCCCCCGTGGGTGATGATCGGATGCACGCGGATCGAGTCCTCATCGCGGAAGGTCTCGCGCAGGGCGTTGATCGCGGACAGGCCGATGTTGGCCGCGTACAGCGCGTTGATCCCGAGATGGGGCGCGCCGCCGGCGTGCGAGGCGCGACCGACGTAGCGCACCGTCTTCACGATGCAGCCGTTGTTCGATGCGGACACGCCCGTCTTCTTCATCTCGGGCTGCGAGGTGGTGTGGATCATCATCGCCAGATCCACGTCGTCGAAGTGACCCAGGCGCAACAGCTCGGGCTTCCCGCCGAGGAACTCGATGCGGCCGGCCCGCGATTGCTCCACGCGCCACTCCACGTCGCCGTACTCCTCGGCGGGCACCGCGAAGAAGACCACGCGGCCGGCCAGGTGATCGAAGGCCCGCGCCTCGAGCAGCCCCATCGCCGCCCCGAGCAGCCCCGCCATCTGCGCATTGTGCCCGCAGGCGTGGGCGGCGCCGGTCTCCGGGTCGGCCACCGGATGGCCGGCCACCACCAGGCCGTCCAGCTCGCCGAGCAGCGCGAAGGTGGGGCCCGGCCGGGCGCCCGACGCCTCGGCGCGGACCCCGGTGACGGCCAGCCCGCTCCGCGGCTTGAGCCCCAGCTCGC is part of the Candidatus Methylomirabilota bacterium genome and harbors:
- a CDS encoding cobalamin-binding protein produces the protein MYGNAPAEFPRRIVCLSTEHVEICYALGAGDRVVGVPGTARRPPAARDKPKVGAFTSFRLDRIRALGPDLALAFSDLQADVVAELIRAGIPVFCTNPRSVDEVMQSILTVGGVIGAEPAARALVLDMHDEINQLREFSSVWPDRPRVYFEEWHDPLITGIRWVSELIELAGGRDVFSDLRDRRGARDRVVDPAEVARRDPEIILVSWCGKPADVEVIRSRPGWDRVSAVQHGRVHEIDGADVLSPGPSMLVGLRQIHELVQQALRERD
- a CDS encoding amidohydrolase, coding for MTTQKNTVKQAICEAIDRNADRIIGLGERIRKHPELGFKEFKTARLAEETFSELGLKPRSGLAVTGVRAEASGARPGPTFALLGELDGLVVAGHPVADPETGAAHACGHNAQMAGLLGAAMGLLEARAFDHLAGRVVFFAVPAEEYGDVEWRVEQSRAGRIEFLGGKPELLRLGHFDDVDLAMMIHTTSQPEMKKTGVSASNNGCIVKTVRYVGRASHAGGAPHLGINALYAANIGLSAINALRETFRDEDSIRVHPIITHGGSQVNVIPGEVRIETYVRGKTVEAILDANRRVDRALKAGALALGARVEIETLPGYLPLFNHMGMAQQFKVNAGALLGADQVTESGHRSGSTDMGDISHVMPTLHPYMGGATGSGHGADYTIADPKLAYLEPAKQLALMAVDLLWDDAAGARNILEGFTPRLTKDAYLAFQRSVSRTEAYDAADL
- the tldD gene encoding metalloprotease TldD, which codes for MPAHPERFFADRFGLNAGAMERLLGSTLTGRVDHADLFLEYRISEELVLEEGAVKKAARHVSQGAGIRAQSGERTGYAHTDDLALPNLEEAARQARAIADRSSASAVVAVGHDGAPHDLYRLAEPPIAANLPRKLALLGQMDAAARGLDSRVRQVIASLGSEDVVVVMATPSGWTVGDVRPLTRLNVTVIVEDGAKREIGAYGGGGRVAFDFFLEQDRWKHYVTEAVRQAVIKLHAVEAPAGEMTVVLGPGWPGILLHEAIGHGLEGDFNRKKTSAFSGRLGQPVASELVTVVDDGTIQNRRGSLNVDDEGVPTRRNVLIEKGVLRGYMQDRLNSRLMGMELTGNGRRESYAHPPMPRMTNTFMLAGQDEPSDIIRSVQKGLYAVHFGGGQVDITNGRFVFSASEAYLIEDGRVTSPVKGATLIGNGPESLTRVSRVGRDLELDEGVGTCGKDGQSVPVGVGLPTIRIDRMTVGGTQV